In Salvelinus fontinalis isolate EN_2023a chromosome 8, ASM2944872v1, whole genome shotgun sequence, the genomic stretch GAACATCTCACATTTCACAATTAGGGCCTACACGGTGGAAAATGTGAACCCACACTCATGGAATGggcctacagtagtagtagtgtaaatTAGTCATCACCACCACAAATTACTGTCACAGTAATGCGAGGACAGGCCTTTAGAAAGCCAGTTACACTAAAGATGAGTCACATTGATGGATTTTTAGAGTGCCGTCCATGTGAATATCCTTAAGTACTTGGACTGGCCGGATCCTGGGATTTTATGAATTGTATGTCTTCTTACTTAGGCTCAGAGATTTTGTTGATTAAATAAGCAATATTGTTTCATattttgatatatattttttttatatttaaagaACTAGCAAATACCACTGGATTGTCTTATTGTATCCATCTTACCACAAAGATGGTGGCAGGAAGTGTGgcttagttggtagagcatggcgcttgcaatgccaggttATAGGTTAGATTACCACAGGTGAACCAGTAcagaaaaatgtatgcactcactactgtaagtcactctggataagtgtctgctaaatgacaaatgtaaaATTGTAACTTACATCAATATGACTTATTGATGACCTTGAAAAAATAAAAGATCAGCTACATTTACTGCAGCACATTTCTCTCGTCAGCATCAGCTTCTCTAAGAGGAAGTAATGTCACAGCTGAGGTATCATGGGTGTTCATTTTATTCAGAAACACTTCAGAGAAACCTATGAGAGCACTGATCCCAGTGCTATAAAGATAAGTTCTAGCAGTGATTTGTCTAACATGTAGTTGCTGTATTACTGTGTAAAAAAAGTATGTTTAAATAAAAAGGAATGAAAATGTAGAGTATGGAACTCTGTTGAATGTACTCAATTGACAGTTTGAGTGGTGCAAAATGACCAGAAGCAGAGAGTTGGTGGGAAAACTAGATTGAGGAAGGATGCAGTTTAGCATTTACATAACTACTCAATGTAAAGTTTAGGTTCATGGGAGAAGGTGGAGTTACCTCATATCAGCAGCATGCTCGGTTTGCCGTGATCTCCTGTCATACAGCATAACTGTAAACACTGAAGATGTGGAGTTGGAGGATGACTACAGTACAGCAAGAGGATTCCAGGTCATAAACATATGACTTGACAGCCTAACCTTAGACAATCCAGTATTTCCCCAATGGGCTAAGTGACAATTGTATTTCCCAGTCATTGGGAAACTTATTGACACTTTAGATGCGAATTACATGATAAGTCTGTTCTCAAAGATCCCCTCAGGTCTTTCTCAAACAGATATCAAGAGGGGACAGCATCTCTAAAATAGGGTTTAAGAAGTGTTGCCATGTGAATCGGAGTGTTACTCAGATCTCCCCTTAATAATACTAAATAACAAAACAAAGAAGTCAAACAATAAAACAAACTGATTGATATTAACCTTCTCTCATCAACACAGAAGGCAAATATGAATAGGGAAGGCCaactatgctgaacaaaaatataaatgccacaatttcaaatattctcctgaattacagttcatatagggaaatcagtcaactgaaatgaattcattaggccctaatctatagatttcacatgactgggcaggggtgcagccatggttgggccacccactggggagccaggcacagccaatcagaattagtgcTTTAGGGCTTTATTACACACAGAAATACTCTTCAGcgccatgctgtttaatcagcttcttgatatgccacacctgtcaggcggatggattatcttgacaaaggataaaatgctcactaacggtgatgtaaacaaatgtgtgcacaacatttgagagaaatacgctttttgtgtgtatggaacatttctgggatcttttatttcagctcaggaaacatataaacgcaacaagttgcgtttatatttttgttcagtgtacaattCTTCCCTTTGAATATTATTGGGTTATATGAACACAGTATGCACAGTATGCACAGTATGCACAGTATGCACTCACGACTCAAACGTAAAAATAAAGTATCTGGACCAGTCCTTTTAACAAAAACGCCAATTCTTTTTTTTAACTGGTTAAAGTGCTAGTTGGGATAACTAAACATAATTTTCTTTACATCCTCTTGCAGCCCGGTAAAGTAATGTGAGGGGTGTGCTGTTATACTCCCGGGCCCATGGTCTCAGACTGACATCACTGCTGCTTACAGTTCTCCTTCTTCTCTTTGGATTTGGCGCGTACAGATTTGTCGCTTTGCCTCTTGGTGGGCGGGATGAACGTTGGCTCCTCCATAAAATGATGTAAGCCGGAGTGAGGAGTGGGATGAGACTGGCAGGAGGATGTGCCTATAaggaacaggatgtcctataACTTCTCATTACCTCTACAGTATAAACTACATGTTATGATGATGATCCGCGGGGTTGTTATTCCTACCAGAGATTGTCGGTCCCGCTCTGCTGCTCTCCTTGCCTTGTCTACTGGCCTTGAAGGTTGGGTCCAGTTCCTCTGCAATGTTTCTGATTGGCTGTTGTGGTCTGTAAAGATATGAGTAGTTGGTTGAAATATAGAACTACTTTCATAGCCAAATCTACCACGACATGATTGCAGCCCACTCAACGGATATCAAAATCTCTAgcaattactttttcaaaagccccATACTTCTTCAGCAAATGATAATCAGTCAGGTGCTAAGGAGGGCACTTCCAGCCTGGGGTTTCCCAgtgttatatacacacacagagtgacTCACTGGGTTGTGGGTCTAGGGGCCTGATAGTCTGGAGAGCAGTCTTCAGTAGGAGATGGAAGGTCCTCTGAGTCCAGTCTCTCCCGCTCGAtctgagacaggacagtaaactaCAGTTATAATTATAAACAATAATATTTGTATTGAAAATGTTGTTTTGAAATGACAGACACTTAATTCAAAAGTAGTGTCAATAGTTAACACTACGTAGGCAATGGCTCATTATAGTTTGTTTTATTCTTCCCCCAATCGCTTTGgtgtggtacattttcacaacttAGTATTAAACTCAAAACAGATCAAAAAGGCAGGTATTTTAAAactaagcacattttcaattgactaagTATAACATCCTCATCATAGTCACTTTTTCACTAAACTTAAAATCAGTTTAATCTAGAAATACATGTTTCACATTGCAATACATGTTCATATAAAGTAATTCTTCCATAATGCAATGCTCACATTACTTTTGATAGGATCCTCTTCACATTTGTTGAAAATACATTTCACTAGGACTTAAGTGATTATCAATTAAGAGCAGTCAGATAAACGGTTTGGTAAACCTATAGATTTTAAACTGGTTTGTCTACTACACATTTTAACTACATAATGAAAATGGATGTTTGAAGTAGAAATATATTTCTAAACatttgtaaaaacctgttttagctttgttattatggggatTGTAGGATTttctttttaatcaattttataatttggtataaggctgtaacgtaacaaaatgtagaagtcaaggggtctgaatactttccgaaggcactgtatgtaacaAATGCATCCTCTAAACATGTGTCCAAATTGCTTTACTAAAATTGCATTGACCAATGCAGTACTGTAATATTAGTAGGGTGTTCTCCCACTCTGCCCAGTGGGTGAAAACGTGCTTAGGCGATGACGTTACATTTCCTTATgttaaaatacatgttttatatcAACCTATGACGGAATACTCAGGACAGGCTTGTTGCAAACTAGTGCGTGATAAACATTGACATAACTGAAAGAAACAACAGTATGTTGGGTTTATTTCAGAACACCACTTGTATTTTTTGCATCATGATTATGAACGATGTCTTCAATGATCACACACCTTTGATCAAACATGGGAGAAATGGAAAAGTGATGGTCAGTCAATTTCAATGGGTAGTGCAAGTGTATTGCCTAGGGGCAGTTTTGAAACATGCATCTTGCATTTATTGCTAATGGATTAACTGGTTGTTAAAACAATTAACTGGttgttaaaataactacattgagAAGATATCATTAAGTTGGTGATGATTAAATCAATGTTCTTATAATcttatatagttgaagtcggaagtttacatacaccttagccaaacacatttaaactcagtttcacaattcttgacatttaatcctagtaaaacttccctgttttaggtcagttaggatcaccactttattttaagaatgtgaaatgtcagaataatattagagagaattatttatttcagattttatacctccaactgactcaaattatgtcaattagcctatgagaagcttctaaagccattacatcattttctggaattttccaagctgtttaaaggcacagtcaacttagtgtatgtaaacttctgacccactggaattgtgatacagtgaattataagtgaaataatctgtctgtaaacaattgttggacaatgacttgtgtcatgcacaaagtagatgtcctaaccaacttgccaaaactatagttcgttaacaagtaatttgtggagtggttgaaaatcgagttaatgactccaacctaagtgtatgtcaacttccgatttcaactgtattttGGATCAATGGTTGTATGGTGAAAGATGTCTTCAAAATGAATGCACAATTAATACTTTTTAATATGAGACTGCTGCGTTACAAGTGTTAAAATCACCACACACACGTGAAAATGGCACCAAAAAGCGATtgataaaaacaaaaaacagcagCAGCTACCCGTCTCTCTCTGGCAGTTCTTCGGTCATAGGGGTCAGCCAGGTCATGCGGTTCACACCGTGACCCCGGGCCATCAAGGTCACGTGAACGACGCTTTGACTTCATTTCCTGCTTCTGCATGAAGCGGGCGATTTCCTGACAGATGAGACAGTGACCACAAAGTGTCATAATCACACCTTAGGCTTTGAAGGCTGCATTTTCTGATGGTTTTGCTAAGCCTATTATTTATCTGATGAATAGTGAGATTGGGTGATAAGGTCCTACAGACTTGAGAGGAGAGACTCCCATTAAAAGAAACTGACTAATCATTATATTTACTGCTTTACCTCTAAAACAACATTTTACCTCATCCTGAGCCACTTGTGCAACTCTGAAGTCTCCCGCTGGGTAGGAATCTCGTTGATAGTGGGTGGGACGGGCTGGAGGGCTCTGCAATGACAACACCAGAGAAGAGTGGTTAACACTCAGCAACAGTAGTATTAGGGAGGAGCTGAAAGTACATCCAGCAGGCGGCACTGTGGGTGTGGTATACTTCCTGTTCCTTACCCTCCTCAGCAgcttctcctcctcctgcagCCTCCTGGCCAGCTCCTCATCCAGCAGCACCTGCTGCAGCTCCCCCAGGTCCAGACACGCCCCCTTCTCCGGCTGCAGTGCGGCTCCTGTGGGAGGGGAGACTTGGGTTCAGGAAGGTTTAGAGAAATAAGGGGTGTGATGCTGTGATGTGGTATGataaaaggtatatgaaataacagaccttgtgaagatgaagACAGACATGTAATTAGAGGAAAGAAACGATACAGCACATGCTGTTAGATCATTTCAAGAGATGAGAGGACAAAGAAGATGAAGGCTGGAGAGGGGTTGAAGAAGAGCAGCTGTTCTCTAAAAGGAAATCCAGGTTAAGATATTTCCCAGACCATCAGAATGACCAACAATACAGAGGAAATATCACAGTTTTGAAAAAATACCCTTTTTCAAAAAGGCCCCGCCCTTAAACACAAGGAAAACAAGAGTTGATTTCCCCAGATTTGATTGAAGGAGGATGTGAAGAGTAGGTGTACACAGAGAGAGGCTGTTGGGGAAGCtttgggtagagtacagta encodes the following:
- the LOC129860796 gene encoding coiled-coil domain-containing protein 50-like — encoded protein: MTELEIDQSHLPRVQEVCHVFAVLEDGALAHNLQEQEIEQYYTTNMQKNQLVQNDIRIAKRLQNEEEEQSTQHRALLSQASRQLQEEDSEYARMIQEEILRCADEEAQRREQEDEEMAKRIQEEEELRVRRRSRQESLSDGAALQPEKGACLDLGELQQVLLDEELARRLQEEEKLLRRSPPARPTHYQRDSYPAGDFRVAQVAQDEEIARFMQKQEMKSKRRSRDLDGPGSRCEPHDLADPYDRRTARERRIERERLDSEDLPSPTEDCSPDYQAPRPTTQPQQPIRNIAEELDPTFKASRQGKESSRAGPTISGTSSCQSHPTPHSGLHHFMEEPTFIPPTKRQSDKSVRAKSKEKKENCKQQ